A stretch of Lactuca sativa cultivar Salinas chromosome 6, Lsat_Salinas_v11, whole genome shotgun sequence DNA encodes these proteins:
- the LOC111887522 gene encoding AAA-ATPase ASD, mitochondrial — MMGDMTNLGSLMAAVMFVWAIFGQLFPQKFQTDVMKYVNKVVSYVYPYVEITFHEYQADSWFERSKAFVSIERYLSTNSSNRAKRLKANVVKDCESVVLSMDDYEEVTDEFQGIKIWWTSSKSIPKQQALFSYRGEEEKRYYRLTCKREHRDIITKVYLQHVLDEGKAIAVKTRQRKLYTNNKSENWSGYKRNMWSHIIFEHPSTFDTLAMDPKKKKEILDDLMMFSKSKDYYKKVGKSWKRGYLLHGPPGTGKSSMIAAMANLLEYDIYDLELTSVKDNTDLRKLLIETSSKSIIVIEDIDCSLDLTGQRKEKKEESKEEEKDPVRKAEEEKDKKNKGSEVTLSGLLNFIDGLWSACGSERLIVFTTNFVEKLDPALIRRGRMDKHIELSYCCFETFKVLAKNYLDLESHDLFSTISRLLEETKMTPADVAENLMPKSFEENAESCLNKLIQSLENAKEEARLKSMEDARIKAEEEAAKKIEQHGEKVQETDAKLGDGGRKKSDQDTENGVLTE; from the coding sequence ATGATGGGTGATATGACTAATTTAGGGTCTCTAATGGCTGCCGTAATGTTCGTTTGGGCAATATTCGGGCAACTGTTTCCACAAAAGTTCCAAACCGATGTCATGAAATACGTTAACAAAGTGGTTAGCTATGTGTACCCTTATGTCGAAATCACTTTTCATGAATACCAAGCAGACAGCTGGTTCGAGCGAAGCAAAGCCTTTGTTTCCATTGAACGTTACCTCAGCACCAACTCCTCCAACAGAGCCAAAAGGCTCAAAGCGAACGTGGTCAAAGACTGTGAATCCGTCGTTCTGAGTATGGACGACTACGAAGAGGTCACAGACGAGTTCCAAGGCATCAAGATCTGGTGGACGTCGAGTAAAAGCATCCCAAAACAGCAGGCTCTCTTTTCGTATCGAGGCGAGGAGGAGAAGCGGTATTACAGGCTCACATGTAAAAGAGAGCACCGAGATATCATCACTAAAGTTTACTTGCAGCATGTGCTCGATGAAGGAAAGgcgattgcagtgaaaacaaggCAACGAAAGCTGTATACTAACAACAAGAGTGAGAACTGGTCTGGTTACAAGAGGAATATGTGGAGCCACATCATATTCGAGCACCCTTCCACATTCGACACTCTTGCAATGGACCCGAAAAAGAAGAAAGAGATTTTAGATGATCTTATGATGTTCAGCAAGTCGAAAGACTACTACAAGAAGGTGGGCAAGTCATGGAAGCGAGGATATCTTCTTCATGGCCCGCCAGGAACCGGAAAGTCTAGCATGATTGCTGCCATGGCTAACCTTCTGGAATACGACATCTATGATCTTGAATTAACCTCCGTGAAAGATAACACGGACTTGAGGAAGCTACTCATCGAAACATCAAGTAAGTCTATAATTGTGATCGAGGATATCGACTGTTCACTTGATTTAACTGGTCAGCGAAAGGAGAAAAAAGAAGAGAGTAAAGAGGAGGAGAAGGATCCAGTTCGCAAGGCCGAGGAGGAAAAGGATAAGAAGAATAAGGGAAGTGAAGTGACTTTATCCGGGCTTCTGAACTTCATTGATGGGCTATGGTCGGCTTGTGGGAGTGAGAGACTGATCGTGTTCACAACAAACTTTGTTGAAAAGCTTGATCCTGCTCTGATTAGGAGAGGAAGGATGGATAAGCATATCGAGCTTTCCTATTGTTGTTTTGAAACATTCAAGGTGCTTGCAAAGAACTATTTGGATCTTGAATCACACGACTTGTTTTCAACCATCAGTCGACTCTTGGAGGAGACCAAGATGACTCCAGCTGATGTTGCGGAGAATTTGATGCCAAAGTCTTTTGAGGAGAATGCTGAGAGTTGCTTGAACAAGTTGATCCAATCTCTGGAGAATGCAAAAGAAGAAGCAAGGCTGAAATCTATGGAGGAtgccaggataaaagctgaagaaGAAGCAGCTAAGAAGATTGAACAACATGGCGAGAAGGTACAAGAGACTGATGCAAAGTTAGGTGATGGAGGACGAAAGAAGTCTGACCAGGATACTGAAAACGGTGTCTTGACTGAATAG